One Carnobacterium inhibens subsp. inhibens DSM 13024 genomic window carries:
- a CDS encoding conjugal transfer protein TrbL family protein, producing MGERISKMFSDWITDLLETTFNLLGKLIFDHNALSGFFSQLYGIFIAFGGVMLVTIALAKVLIFLLSEAEGSRDASVWGLIVDSFKASAMVLILPLILIFSLDMIVYPLGEWMFSSIGGMTAEKINSFINIEDVSQVAPNVISTLILLLFVLIVFATFLIKICIYHADLVLLELLSVWAAISIINEEYNYMSVWWREFLSQIVSIIVQMGLMVGIVEVLSSTTFEWYSFMLLIGFGVLIIRGPSVLRSMWYGTGSGKATMQGGKVATRIYMMRARSVTSAVSATK from the coding sequence ATGGGAGAAAGGATTTCCAAAATGTTTTCAGACTGGATTACAGATTTGCTAGAAACAACCTTTAACCTTTTAGGAAAGCTTATTTTTGATCACAATGCACTGAGTGGTTTTTTCTCTCAATTGTATGGAATATTCATAGCATTTGGTGGTGTTATGCTAGTTACCATCGCTTTAGCTAAAGTATTGATTTTTTTATTATCTGAAGCGGAAGGCAGTCGAGACGCTTCTGTATGGGGATTGATTGTCGATTCCTTTAAGGCTAGTGCAATGGTACTAATTCTACCGTTAATTTTAATTTTTTCGCTCGATATGATTGTCTATCCATTAGGAGAATGGATGTTTAGTTCAATTGGTGGTATGACTGCAGAAAAAATCAATTCTTTTATTAACATAGAAGACGTCTCGCAAGTCGCTCCTAATGTTATTAGTACTCTTATCTTACTATTATTCGTACTTATTGTATTTGCGACCTTCTTAATCAAAATCTGTATCTATCATGCGGATCTTGTCTTGTTGGAGTTATTGAGTGTATGGGCAGCGATATCTATTATTAATGAGGAATACAATTATATGTCTGTATGGTGGCGCGAATTTCTAAGCCAAATTGTGAGTATTATTGTCCAAATGGGCTTAATGGTAGGGATTGTAGAAGTATTATCTAGTACAACCTTCGAATGGTACAGTTTTATGTTGCTAATTGGTTTTGGCGTACTGATTATTCGTGGGCCAAGTGTTTTAAGAAGCATGTGGTATGGAACAGGGTCTGGTAAAGCCACTATGCAAGGTGGAAAAGTGGCTACTAGAATATATATGATGCGAGCAAGAAGTGTTACCAGTGCGGTTTCAGCAACAAAATAA
- a CDS encoding helix-turn-helix domain-containing protein — translation MENIGTIIFSLREDKDLSLENLASGILSKSQLSKVERGLSDISATKFLKLLDKLHITFSEFNLLYKDISTSPENIYLLKMTQALISGNLNQANLIESDVWKFHTENSSIYAKLNYIMIKAMRLQIEDKKLDTDSLAFLIDYLFKVSNWTRYELILYGNTMTSIPLESINLLTKEISYKTTLYKK, via the coding sequence ATGGAAAACATTGGAACTATTATTTTTAGTTTAAGAGAAGATAAAGATCTATCTTTAGAAAATTTGGCTAGTGGTATTTTATCTAAAAGTCAACTCTCAAAAGTAGAGCGTGGCCTTTCTGATATTTCTGCTACAAAATTTTTAAAACTTTTAGATAAGTTACATATAACATTCAGTGAATTTAATTTATTATATAAAGATATATCTACTTCCCCAGAAAATATTTATCTCCTCAAGATGACTCAGGCTTTAATTTCTGGAAATCTAAATCAAGCTAATTTAATAGAATCAGATGTTTGGAAATTTCATACAGAAAATTCTTCGATATATGCAAAATTGAATTACATCATGATCAAAGCCATGAGATTACAGATAGAAGATAAAAAATTAGATACAGATAGCTTGGCCTTTCTGATAGATTACCTTTTTAAGGTTTCTAATTGGACTAGATATGAATTAATTCTGTATGGTAATACAATGACTTCTATTCCCTTAGAATCTATAAATTTATTGACAAAAGAAATTTCTTATAAAACAACATTATATAAAAAATAA
- a CDS encoding ATP-binding cassette domain-containing protein encodes MYNYISKHKQLNILIFIITISTSLGQVLGSMSLSPILNNLVNRNIQGIVKWSFISLLIWIATLLLGYISSVLEEHTIKLMSNDIRTDFAKNISRMSITDYEKNDKSHYVSWMNNDVQIIQDNGFRSLYNLTGNMTTIIFAIGSLIYYHYSLAIVALIFSLFLVVLPKGFSTIMEKQTLRIKSTNSTFLEKIDDILGGFSVFSYHNCLTIMTQKVNDESEILGTQKVNYIKTIGALNTLISFVSVLSQIFMMFFTATLAYLGVITIGVITTSGNLSGLIFTNLSQVSTNLFSIKSVKPILKQNLTTSRLKKGNQTQKIDHFTDTIRLENVSFSYGNKPVLRNVSYIFEKGKKYAIIGDSGSGKSTLLKILLKRLNPDTGTVYIDQKNYTELSESSITNLMEYVEQRPYLFNETIKNNISLNTKTTNEHLLPILTKLGIHDFAKLSDKIIGHGNNFSGGQRQRIALARALNFSKNIIFLDEVTSGLDKQSSQEIETILLSNPSVTVVMITHHLSDETKNKLDGILEVGI; translated from the coding sequence ATGTACAATTATATTAGTAAACATAAACAATTAAACATATTAATTTTTATAATCACAATTAGTACTTCTTTAGGACAAGTATTAGGTTCGATGTCTTTATCTCCTATATTAAACAATTTAGTAAATCGAAATATTCAAGGAATCGTTAAATGGAGCTTTATTAGCTTACTTATCTGGATAGCAACATTGTTATTAGGTTATATCAGTTCTGTATTAGAAGAACATACTATAAAGTTAATGAGCAATGATATTAGAACAGATTTTGCAAAAAATATCAGTCGAATGTCTATCACTGACTATGAAAAAAATGATAAAAGCCATTATGTCTCTTGGATGAATAATGACGTGCAAATTATTCAAGACAATGGATTTAGAAGTCTCTATAATTTAACAGGAAATATGACAACAATCATTTTCGCTATAGGATCTTTAATCTACTATCATTATAGTTTAGCCATTGTCGCCCTTATTTTTAGTTTGTTTTTGGTAGTTTTGCCAAAGGGATTTAGTACGATAATGGAAAAACAAACCTTGCGTATAAAAAGTACAAATAGTACGTTTTTAGAGAAAATTGATGATATTTTAGGTGGCTTTTCAGTTTTTTCCTATCACAATTGCTTAACTATTATGACTCAAAAAGTGAATGATGAATCAGAGATTTTGGGTACTCAAAAAGTTAATTATATCAAAACGATTGGTGCTTTGAATACCTTGATTTCTTTTGTTAGTGTACTTTCACAAATTTTCATGATGTTTTTTACAGCTACTCTAGCCTATTTAGGGGTTATTACAATCGGAGTAATTACTACCTCTGGAAATTTATCTGGTCTTATTTTTACTAATCTCTCTCAAGTATCGACTAATTTATTTTCCATAAAATCTGTTAAGCCAATATTAAAACAAAATTTAACTACATCTCGTTTAAAGAAAGGAAACCAAACACAAAAAATAGACCATTTTACAGATACTATCAGACTAGAAAATGTTTCCTTTAGTTACGGAAATAAACCCGTATTAAGGAACGTAAGTTACATTTTTGAAAAAGGAAAAAAGTATGCGATAATCGGAGATAGTGGTTCAGGAAAATCTACACTTTTGAAAATATTATTAAAAAGATTAAACCCAGACACGGGAACTGTTTATATTGATCAAAAAAATTACACAGAGCTATCTGAATCTAGTATCACAAATTTAATGGAATATGTTGAACAACGACCATATCTTTTTAATGAGACTATTAAAAATAATATATCTTTAAATACAAAAACTACGAATGAACATCTCTTGCCTATTTTAACTAAACTAGGAATTCATGATTTTGCCAAACTATCCGATAAAATTATAGGACACGGAAATAATTTTTCGGGAGGTCAACGTCAGAGAATAGCTTTAGCGAGAGCATTAAACTTTAGTAAAAATATAATCTTTTTAGATGAAGTCACATCTGGATTAGACAAACAAAGCTCCCAAGAAATTGAAACCATTTTATTATCCAATCCAAGTGTCACTGTTGTCATGATTACTCATCACCTAAGTGATGAAACAAAAAATAAACTAGACGGAATATTGGAGGTTGGAATATGA
- a CDS encoding YcxB family protein, with protein sequence MNQDENSKIVAVGSLDFSHYIKFNIYRQRNLFSVVSITSLPLFAIIYSGLHIIDFSNLSMIDYLLILFSSLIYTLLILLGIFIRNYKAYKNDPLIKKEVTYIITNNGVSQVNRTVTANYTWNDFIKIKESKEMFFLFLSPTRAIVIPKNFFKNNIDINSFKTLINNND encoded by the coding sequence ATGAACCAAGATGAAAACAGCAAAATTGTAGCAGTAGGTAGCCTAGATTTTTCCCATTATATAAAATTTAATATTTATCGACAGAGAAATCTTTTTTCTGTTGTGAGCATAACTAGTTTACCACTTTTCGCAATTATTTATAGTGGCTTACATATTATAGATTTTTCAAACTTATCAATGATTGATTATTTACTAATCTTATTCAGCTCTTTAATCTATACACTATTGATACTTTTGGGGATATTCATTAGAAATTATAAAGCATATAAAAATGATCCGTTAATAAAAAAAGAAGTAACATACATTATAACTAATAATGGTGTTAGCCAAGTAAATCGAACTGTAACAGCTAATTATACTTGGAATGATTTTATAAAAATAAAAGAAAGTAAAGAGATGTTTTTCTTGTTTCTTTCTCCAACAAGAGCTATTGTGATACCTAAAAATTTCTTTAAAAATAACATTGATATTAATTCATTCAAAACCTTAATTAATAATAATGATTAA
- a CDS encoding HEPN domain-containing protein: MKLTDRLLTDEFIIGGVWSDNADFKDSLPGNLTYSYSNNQLYVEFIDTDFNVGEVWGTFYGLVNRTEIVTLTNVRVSHTKGGSVQYTKIVADSMIIDSKPITDVDSFFHREISFTYNNLKDWSWVNPWNSDDLNKSYYYEEPALKKYKLESIGGLLEEKVAPIEKLKGICVQEINLSYTPYYKITLNQDKTIKELHELIYRISLLFNLFLGKKINIQFLDFPSEIEDISGNKIRSSGRFYTLQQKERSSSYQPYPPYSYDIIADALGKYLNIFLLNFEKIKVIIQNFSVTFTGGNYVENSFLDASLNLEVLHREFFSGKKEVNDELIEAKELIKSALKQIRGELKEKILSNLNNLDDTTLRKKTLELLRDMPDDLLNKLNLEGYNFNNSKGKKDFAIMCSNTRNFITHGSSNDQLKIFSSVDLIKVAKILNIVSEYHVMKIIGLEDKDIIEAISHKNYYQKVLTNLYEFQDLN, encoded by the coding sequence TTGAAATTAACAGATAGATTGTTAACAGATGAATTTATTATTGGAGGAGTTTGGTCCGATAACGCCGATTTTAAAGATTCTTTACCAGGAAATTTGACTTATAGCTATTCTAACAACCAACTTTATGTAGAATTTATAGATACTGATTTTAATGTTGGAGAGGTATGGGGAACTTTTTATGGTTTGGTAAATAGAACGGAAATTGTAACCTTAACCAATGTCCGTGTTTCACACACGAAAGGGGGTAGTGTGCAGTATACAAAGATAGTTGCAGATAGTATGATTATTGACTCGAAACCTATAACAGATGTAGATAGTTTTTTTCATAGAGAAATTAGTTTTACATATAATAATTTAAAAGATTGGTCTTGGGTAAATCCATGGAATTCTGATGACCTTAATAAAAGTTACTACTATGAAGAACCTGCTTTAAAAAAATATAAATTAGAATCAATTGGTGGACTATTAGAAGAAAAGGTAGCGCCAATAGAAAAATTAAAAGGTATTTGTGTGCAAGAGATTAATTTATCATATACCCCCTACTATAAAATTACACTAAATCAGGATAAAACGATTAAAGAACTCCATGAATTAATTTATAGAATTAGCCTATTATTCAACTTATTTTTGGGTAAAAAAATTAATATTCAATTTTTAGATTTTCCTTCTGAAATAGAGGATATATCAGGAAATAAAATTAGAAGTAGTGGGAGGTTTTATACACTACAACAGAAAGAAAGAAGCAGTTCTTATCAACCATATCCTCCATATTCATATGATATTATTGCTGATGCATTAGGAAAATATCTAAATATATTCTTATTAAATTTTGAAAAAATAAAAGTAATTATTCAAAATTTTTCCGTAACTTTTACAGGTGGTAACTATGTTGAAAATTCCTTTTTAGATGCTTCTCTTAATTTAGAAGTATTACATAGAGAATTTTTTAGTGGAAAAAAAGAAGTAAATGACGAATTAATTGAAGCAAAAGAGTTAATAAAAAGTGCATTGAAGCAAATCAGAGGTGAATTAAAGGAAAAAATTCTATCCAATTTAAATAACTTAGATGACACTACTCTTAGAAAAAAAACACTTGAACTGTTGAGAGATATGCCAGATGATTTACTTAATAAGTTGAATTTAGAAGGATACAATTTTAATAATAGTAAGGGAAAAAAAGATTTTGCAATAATGTGCTCAAATACTAGAAACTTTATTACTCATGGAAGCTCAAATGATCAACTAAAGATTTTCTCTTCAGTTGATCTAATTAAAGTAGCAAAAATTCTTAATATAGTATCAGAATATCATGTTATGAAAATAATCGGTTTAGAAGACAAAGATATTATCGAGGCAATTTCTCATAAAAACTACTACCAAAAAGTTTTAACTAATCTATATGAATTTCAGGACTTAAATTAA
- a CDS encoding ATP-dependent DNA helicase, with the protein MNKEIEKNLAIFEDKIPLLFNKKTSIRSSQVQMSLDITEFLYNSSKNILFLEAPVGTGKSLGTLVPSILYSTNQQNSITYATSTINLQNQIFDSDSVTLEKLELIKPNEKILALGKSNYICRAAYLNYRDKFLESEIEQLNNYFDNCLYGYVSELEKMYPGFNRYKIKKYLLMSNLSGKCFGSCPSHEHRYKYKDNRNKLTITNHDQQIQTYLNLKYGYKEIIPSNPGIIVFDEAHSLKENFLGRLEQSLTYSKLKKIKLKRDSTKYNALVNKLKNEKIKYVNSNFESSMRYQVSDDILEIVKSIKSIIESNIAQMIMSKRFSNSSNTHDELEIILNHLIAFIDNEKNTSWLQFDGNIELHYVSNHFNKEFKKFITNVSQFNKIIFMSGTLTSGEHTNEFKINWGLNENQYIYKKYSSAFNLKKQTLVYVPKIFPHPSKDAKNHLAELEDCLPELLNLSSGGALILCTSNEHVATISNNLKKNPINNNMVYTQGESSVSLISDKFKKDESSILVGSGSFFSGFSVEGRSLDKVILTKLPYPVPTDPYINLISSGCDEKDVFNTFIRPMMFKKLEQGLGRLIRSRNDYGILTIFDSRIWGNSDTLHFFEERNYKLTPYLDDIFDFMRESTSNGVQIEHMEYKRSDLNIPSFSLSRATNNFSEESKTNFEKNKLNTLSNSNKDNSDLIGWLRNFVQENKIKNNNPNPRISYSRIKYPKDIYQIAINFCYRKELPLDLVRNSFPYSSDRQRNNFNRIIPTIAASVKIKKSKIIE; encoded by the coding sequence TTGAATAAAGAAATCGAGAAAAATCTAGCTATATTTGAAGATAAAATACCTTTGCTTTTTAATAAGAAAACATCTATAAGATCATCTCAAGTACAAATGAGTCTTGATATTACCGAATTCTTATATAATTCTTCTAAAAACATATTGTTTTTAGAAGCTCCCGTAGGCACTGGGAAATCTCTAGGAACTTTAGTCCCTTCAATATTATACTCAACAAATCAACAAAATTCCATAACCTATGCTACTTCCACAATAAACCTTCAAAATCAAATATTTGATTCAGATTCAGTTACTCTTGAAAAGTTAGAACTAATAAAACCTAATGAAAAAATACTCGCTCTAGGAAAATCAAATTATATTTGTAGAGCAGCTTATCTAAATTATAGGGATAAATTTTTAGAATCTGAAATAGAACAGTTAAATAATTACTTTGATAATTGTTTATACGGATATGTTTCAGAATTAGAAAAAATGTACCCAGGGTTTAATAGATATAAAATAAAAAAATATTTATTAATGAGTAACTTAAGTGGAAAGTGCTTTGGAAGTTGTCCTAGTCATGAACACAGATATAAGTATAAAGACAATAGAAACAAATTAACTATTACAAATCATGATCAGCAAATACAAACGTATCTCAATCTTAAATATGGATATAAAGAAATTATACCTAGCAATCCTGGTATAATAGTTTTTGATGAAGCTCATAGTTTAAAAGAAAATTTTTTAGGACGACTTGAACAATCTCTTACGTATAGCAAACTTAAAAAAATAAAATTAAAAAGAGACTCTACTAAATATAATGCGCTTGTAAATAAGTTAAAAAATGAAAAGATAAAATATGTCAATTCAAATTTTGAAAGTAGTATGAGATACCAAGTATCTGATGATATTTTGGAAATCGTAAAATCTATTAAAAGTATTATTGAATCAAATATAGCTCAAATGATTATGTCTAAACGATTTTCTAATTCTTCAAATACTCATGATGAATTAGAAATCATTTTAAATCATTTAATAGCTTTTATTGATAACGAAAAAAATACTTCCTGGTTACAGTTTGATGGTAATATTGAACTACATTATGTATCAAATCATTTCAATAAGGAATTTAAAAAATTCATAACAAACGTATCACAATTTAATAAAATTATATTTATGTCTGGTACCTTGACCTCTGGAGAGCATACGAATGAGTTCAAAATTAATTGGGGTTTAAACGAGAATCAATATATATATAAAAAGTACTCTAGTGCTTTTAATTTAAAAAAGCAGACACTCGTATATGTACCAAAAATTTTTCCACATCCCAGCAAAGACGCTAAAAACCATTTAGCGGAACTAGAAGACTGTCTACCTGAACTACTTAATTTATCATCTGGTGGGGCTCTTATTTTATGCACATCTAATGAACATGTAGCGACTATATCTAATAATCTCAAAAAAAATCCAATAAACAACAATATGGTCTACACCCAGGGAGAAAGTAGTGTCTCACTCATTAGCGATAAATTTAAGAAAGACGAAAGTAGTATTCTAGTGGGATCTGGTAGTTTTTTTTCTGGATTTTCTGTTGAAGGGCGCTCATTAGATAAAGTAATACTAACTAAACTTCCCTACCCTGTTCCTACAGATCCCTATATAAACCTTATATCTTCAGGATGTGATGAGAAGGATGTTTTTAATACTTTCATAAGGCCAATGATGTTTAAAAAATTGGAGCAGGGCCTAGGTAGACTAATTAGAAGCAGGAACGACTATGGAATACTTACAATATTTGATTCACGAATATGGGGAAACTCCGATACTCTTCATTTTTTTGAAGAACGTAATTATAAGTTAACACCATATTTAGATGATATATTTGATTTTATGAGAGAGTCCACTTCTAATGGTGTTCAAATAGAGCATATGGAATATAAACGTTCTGATTTAAATATTCCTTCATTTTCACTATCAAGAGCTACAAATAATTTTTCAGAAGAAAGTAAAACAAATTTTGAAAAAAACAAATTAAATACGCTTAGTAATTCAAACAAGGATAATTCAGATTTGATTGGATGGTTAAGAAACTTCGTACAAGAAAACAAAATAAAGAATAATAATCCCAATCCTCGTATTTCATATTCAAGAATCAAATATCCAAAAGATATTTACCAAATTGCTATTAATTTCTGCTATCGAAAAGAATTACCTTTAGACTTAGTTAGAAACTCTTTTCCTTATTCATCAGATAGACAAAGAAATAATTTCAACAGAATTATACCCACTATAGCTGCATCTGTAAAAATAAAAAAGAGTAAAATCATAGAATAG
- a CDS encoding LysM peptidoglycan-binding domain-containing protein: protein MFIIERQYITGLFKRELKDTNLIIVHESGNENNTSLDSLENEVNHMSTNHTAAFTSHWVGSGGRIIQIAPTGLEQWGAGKPANFYAYAQVELARTKDLEIFKKDYKAYIWLIRQLADESNIPKILNKGFKVTDKGVKTHSWVTHNLGGTTHLDPDSYLNSWGISINQFKKDIEEGINTPNETLHTVTKGETLWSISNQYKIPVTEIKSINNLKADLIYPGDKLIINKEFKDNEKSKSQTKIDNKLSLPQSVQTWRVYNIKGPYIRGKEIGILSPAKFGGLEYEILGTLSPDVYKIKTKDFGEVAIYAGSDTNARIK from the coding sequence ATGTTCATAATTGAAAGGCAGTACATTACTGGATTGTTTAAAAGAGAATTAAAAGATACAAATCTAATAATCGTGCATGAATCTGGAAATGAAAATAATACTAGTCTTGATTCTTTAGAAAACGAAGTGAACCATATGTCAACTAATCATACAGCAGCTTTTACAAGCCATTGGGTAGGAAGTGGAGGTAGAATCATTCAAATTGCGCCAACTGGACTAGAACAATGGGGAGCTGGTAAACCAGCTAATTTCTATGCGTATGCCCAAGTAGAATTAGCAAGAACGAAAGACTTAGAGATTTTTAAAAAAGATTATAAAGCTTATATTTGGCTTATAAGGCAATTAGCAGATGAATCTAATATACCCAAAATTCTTAATAAGGGTTTTAAAGTAACAGACAAAGGAGTAAAAACCCATAGCTGGGTTACTCATAATTTAGGTGGTACAACTCATTTAGACCCCGATAGTTACTTAAATAGTTGGGGGATTTCAATTAACCAGTTTAAAAAAGATATAGAGGAAGGTATAAATACTCCTAATGAAACTTTGCATACTGTGACTAAAGGCGAAACACTATGGTCTATCTCTAATCAATATAAAATTCCTGTAACAGAAATAAAATCAATTAATAACCTAAAAGCTGATCTTATTTATCCTGGAGACAAATTGATAATAAATAAAGAATTTAAAGATAATGAAAAAAGCAAAAGTCAAACTAAGATAGATAATAAATTGAGTTTACCTCAATCTGTTCAAACTTGGAGAGTTTATAATATCAAAGGACCTTACATTAGAGGAAAAGAGATTGGTATTTTATCTCCGGCTAAATTTGGAGGTTTAGAATATGAAATTTTAGGCACATTATCTCCGGATGTATACAAAATTAAAACCAAAGATTTTGGAGAAGTAGCTATATACGCGGGAAGTGATACTAATGCTAGAATTAAATAA
- a CDS encoding DUF134 domain-containing protein — MLELNKRSNEDNTIFDTPFMTAKGVASFLANYHYFHTAALDKGDMDAVILMSDFNEIFSKVIITTKQYEALYLVFYKGLNQREASEEMNCSKQAVQQLIHSSTTKISESYKIQMKNIRKEDTI; from the coding sequence ATGCTAGAATTAAATAAAAGAAGTAACGAGGATAATACTATTTTTGATACACCTTTTATGACGGCGAAGGGAGTGGCTAGTTTTCTTGCCAATTACCATTACTTTCATACGGCTGCGTTAGATAAGGGAGATATGGATGCCGTAATACTTATGTCAGATTTCAATGAAATTTTTTCTAAAGTAATAATAACAACAAAACAATATGAAGCCCTTTATTTGGTTTTTTATAAAGGACTTAATCAAAGAGAAGCGAGTGAAGAAATGAATTGTTCTAAGCAAGCTGTACAACAGTTAATTCATTCTAGTACAACTAAAATTTCTGAGTCTTATAAAATACAAATGAAGAATATAAGAAAGGAAGATACAATATGA
- a CDS encoding glycoside hydrolase domain-containing protein: protein MADEAVKAAQVWVNKTYSGRSGYTTVNEDGITGWSTMYALTKALQLELGITATSNNFGSGTLSELERQYNTISMGVNDKNTNIVKIIQSALFSKGYSPGSISGTFGPETESAISKMKGNMGLSEDGKVTPKVFKALLTMDAYVTLENYGGTEKIRTIQQWLNKRYINRKNFYIQPADGVYSRGTQQALIYAIQYEEGLSDSVANGNFGPTTKNNLPTLQVGSQDGTTQFVHLLQAALIFNNFEVDFDGIFGNGTKEKVSAFQTFSGLMGDGIVGAQSWSSLLVSTGDPNRKGTALDCVTEITPARAQTLVNAGYETVGRYLTNVKGTLLNKKIQSGELATIFNAGLTVFPIYQTYGGSATYFNATQGSEDAKMAYTAAKSYGFEEGTIIYFAVDYDSTDDEISSKILPHFQAIYSTMQTLGSYKIGIYGTRNACSRVSKAGYAVTSFVSDMSTGFSGNLGFALPENWAFDQISTISLGSGEGKIEIDNNIKSGRDNGVNKVIKTDESIIEQELRTVAAGIFPFSEISNYRVEMDSEPHIIVNDRYYKLEYKASLDTDIGESNSLNSIVISEGKPKITTSLLTTLTSGESIASELELDIDTNKLIYSFASNINNGFISTYITLSSDLEVEYNYEISKAVTLTSGLVTTPKIIFTLTLRNPDDPINPNVVPVEVVEPYLVRQDATFGNVVTSVGVVLILASMLFTIASTGGTSTPIVISTGGVVISRLLSN from the coding sequence ATGGCAGATGAAGCGGTTAAGGCAGCACAAGTATGGGTAAATAAGACCTATTCAGGTAGATCTGGTTATACTACAGTAAATGAGGATGGAATTACTGGATGGTCAACGATGTATGCTCTAACAAAAGCATTACAATTAGAATTAGGAATTACTGCTACATCCAATAATTTTGGATCTGGGACATTATCAGAACTAGAACGCCAATACAATACTATTAGTATGGGAGTGAATGATAAGAACACTAATATTGTTAAGATTATTCAAAGTGCATTATTTTCTAAGGGATATAGTCCGGGGTCTATTAGCGGGACTTTTGGACCAGAGACTGAATCTGCAATTTCAAAAATGAAAGGTAATATGGGATTATCAGAAGATGGAAAAGTAACACCAAAAGTTTTTAAGGCACTTTTAACAATGGATGCATATGTTACATTAGAAAACTATGGTGGTACTGAAAAAATTAGAACAATTCAACAATGGTTAAACAAACGATATATTAATCGGAAAAACTTTTATATTCAACCAGCTGATGGAGTGTACTCTAGAGGAACGCAACAAGCTTTAATTTATGCTATTCAATATGAAGAAGGTTTATCGGATAGTGTAGCAAATGGTAATTTTGGACCTACAACAAAAAATAATTTGCCAACTTTACAGGTAGGCAGTCAAGATGGGACGACTCAGTTTGTTCACTTGTTACAAGCAGCGTTAATTTTCAACAATTTTGAAGTTGATTTTGATGGTATTTTTGGAAATGGTACTAAAGAAAAAGTTAGTGCGTTTCAAACTTTCTCTGGTCTTATGGGTGATGGAATTGTTGGTGCACAATCGTGGTCTTCTCTTCTTGTTAGTACTGGTGACCCAAATAGAAAGGGAACAGCATTAGATTGTGTTACAGAAATCACTCCGGCTAGAGCACAAACACTTGTTAATGCAGGATATGAAACAGTTGGCCGTTATTTAACAAATGTTAAGGGAACACTATTGAATAAAAAAATTCAATCTGGAGAACTTGCAACAATTTTTAACGCAGGATTAACAGTATTTCCTATTTATCAAACGTATGGAGGATCTGCAACCTATTTTAATGCTACACAAGGTAGTGAAGATGCTAAGATGGCTTACACAGCAGCAAAAAGTTATGGATTTGAAGAGGGAACTATTATCTATTTTGCTGTAGATTATGATTCAACTGATGATGAAATTAGTAGTAAAATATTACCCCATTTTCAAGCGATTTATTCGACTATGCAAACACTTGGTTCTTATAAAATTGGTATTTATGGCACGCGTAATGCTTGCTCTAGGGTATCTAAGGCAGGGTATGCTGTAACTAGTTTTGTTAGTGACATGTCAACAGGATTTAGTGGTAATTTAGGTTTTGCATTGCCAGAAAATTGGGCATTTGATCAAATTTCGACTATTAGTCTAGGTAGTGGAGAAGGTAAAATTGAAATTGATAATAACATTAAATCAGGCAGAGATAACGGAGTTAATAAGGTTATAAAAACAGATGAATCTATAATCGAACAAGAGTTGAGAACTGTAGCTGCAGGTATCTTCCCATTTAGCGAAATTTCCAATTATCGTGTAGAAATGGATAGTGAACCCCACATTATAGTTAATGATCGATACTATAAATTAGAATATAAAGCTTCATTAGATACTGATATTGGGGAAAGTAATTCATTAAATAGTATTGTTATATCAGAAGGAAAACCTAAAATAACTACATCATTGTTAACTACATTAACATCGGGAGAATCTATTGCCAGCGAATTAGAATTAGATATTGATACAAATAAATTAATTTATAGTTTTGCTTCAAATATTAACAATGGTTTTATATCAACGTATATAACTTTATCCTCAGATTTAGAAGTAGAATATAACTACGAAATTTCAAAAGCTGTAACTTTGACAAGCGGGCTAGTCACTACTCCAAAAATAATATTCACCTTAACTTTAAGAAATCCCGATGATCCTATTAATCCAAATGTTGTTCCTGTAGAGGTAGTAGAACCATATTTAGTTCGACAAGATGCAACATTCGGTAACGTTGTTACTAGTGTAGGTGTAGTGCTTATTTTAGCTTCTATGCTGTTTACTATAGCAAGCACAGGTGGTACGTCAACTCCAATTGTTATTAGTACTGGTGGAGTAGTTATATCGAGATTATTGAGTAATTAA